A genomic window from Silene latifolia isolate original U9 population chromosome 11, ASM4854445v1, whole genome shotgun sequence includes:
- the LOC141614101 gene encoding uncharacterized protein LOC141614101, with product MIVQKHKKFRHHPLCKRINLTHLCFADDLIMFCKGERASIDLLLKAFNYFSKATGLVMNSGKSNFYTNGVPASLVQEIEQVTGMKRSAVPFRYLGINVPSKRLSIMDCNCLIENVVAKIRALGSRKLSYAGRVVLIQSVLSTLHCYWARIFILPKTIIGAIEKICRQYLWYGKDPKENPALVVWEKICRPKKQGGLGFRDLHTWNIATIGTYVWWVQQKTDHLWVRWVHAVYIKSANWMDYEPRSGASWAWRKIFQVKNMFKNLLSTGEPYTAQKGYFFLKPLTDKVAWYPWILNKWICPKHSFFCWLVAQNRLLTQDRLVRMGILDTNSCEVCGVMAEDHSHLFFGCAFSKQCHILVQNWCNVLVPAHDCIQWWIKWRTHSATKKKIIGVILASLMYHLWQHRNACRIDKIVMKLVCLVQKVQQDVRARLQLLDLKCNSRSVLDWVKNL from the coding sequence ATGATTGTTCAAAAGCATAAAAAGTTTAGGCATCACCCTTTATGTAAGAGGATCAATCTTACTCACCTTTGCTTTGCTGATGATCTTATCATGTTTTGCAAAGGTGAGAGAGCTTCTATAGATCTTTTGCTTAAAGCCTTCAACTATTTCTCTAAGGCTACTGGGTTGGTGATGAATAGTGGTAAATCCAACTTCTATACTAATGGAGTTCCTGCTAGTCTAGTCCAGGAGATTGAGCAGGTTACAGGAATGAAGAGAAGTGCAGTCCCATTCAGATACTTAGGCATTAATGTGCCCTCTAAACGTCTGTCTATAATGGACTGCAATTGTTTGATTGAGAATGTGGTTGCTAAAATTAGAGCCCTGGGGTCTAGAAAACTTTCCTATGCTGGAAGGGTTGTGCTGATCCAGTCTGTCCTTAGCACGTTGCACTGTTATTGGGCTCGCATTTTTATCTTGCCTAAGACTATCATTGGTGCAATTGAAAAGATATGTAGGCAGTATCTCTGGTATGGTAAGGATCCCAAGGAGAACCCTGCCCTGGTTGTTTGGGAGAAGATTTGCAGACCTAAGAAGCAGGGGGGTCTTGGTTTTAGGGACCTTCATACCTGGAACATTGCCACTATTGGAACGTATGTCTGGTGGGTGCAACAAAAGACTGACCATCTGTGGGTTCGATGGGTGCATGCAGTCTATATTAAATCTGCTAACTGGATGGATTATGAACCTCGTAGTGGTGCTAGCTGGGCTTGGAGGAAAATTTTCCAGGTCAAGAATATGTTCAAGAATTTACTCTCCACAGGTGAGCCTTATACAGCACAGAAAGGGTATTTCTTTCTGAAACCTCTCACTGATAAGGTTGCCTGGTATCCTTGGATTTTAAACAAGTGGATATGTCCCAAGCACTCTTTTTTCTGCTGGTTAGTAGCTCAGAATAGGCTACTTACTCAGGATCGTTTGGTAAGGATGGGGATCCTTGACACTAACAGTTGTGAAGTTTGTGGAGTTATGGCTGAGGATCACAGTCATCTCTTTTTTGGTTGTGCATTTAGCAAACAATGTCATATTCTGGTGCAGAATTGGTGCAATGTACTGGTGCCTGCACATGACTGTATTCAATGGTGGATTAAATGGAGAACACATTCTGCTACTAAGAAGAAGATCATTGGGGTCATCTTAGCAAGTCTCATGTATCATTTGTGGCAACATCGTAATGCTTGTAGGATAGACAAAATTGTAATGAAACTTGTGTGTCTTGTTCAGAAGGTGCAACAAGATGTTAGAGCTCGTTTGCAGTTGCTTGATCTAAAATGTAATAGTAGGTCTGTACTTGATTGGGTGAAGAATCTATGA